A region of Oscillatoria salina IIICB1 DNA encodes the following proteins:
- a CDS encoding ExbD/TolR family protein yields MKSLNMRFKNQQPGSSLPEVNLVPMLDVLMSVLTFFIITSMGLTGQRIGNIIVPGTEAGEGGVSEQEIQKKLVVGLSLEGDILLENRIIDEAELAEAMQAYLAENPNGAIVLKADRELEYQQVEKLLRKMGEIGGDSVSLSIQRS; encoded by the coding sequence ATGAAATCATTAAATATGCGCTTTAAAAATCAACAACCAGGTTCCTCATTACCAGAAGTTAACCTCGTTCCCATGTTAGACGTATTAATGTCAGTTTTGACATTTTTTATTATTACCTCAATGGGCTTAACAGGTCAACGAATTGGTAATATTATTGTACCGGGAACAGAAGCTGGAGAAGGAGGAGTTAGCGAACAAGAAATTCAAAAAAAATTAGTAGTCGGCTTAAGCTTAGAAGGCGATATTTTACTTGAAAATCGGATAATCGACGAAGCCGAATTAGCTGAAGCAATGCAAGCATATCTCGCTGAAAACCCTAACGGCGCGATCGTTCTCAAAGCCGACCGCGAGTTAGAATACCAACAAGTAGAAAAGTTACTCAGAAAAATGGGAGAAATAGGCGGAGATTCCGTTTCTCTTTCCATTCAAAGAAGTTAA
- a CDS encoding MotA/TolQ/ExbB proton channel family protein, which yields MYLFLQSPATIEEAPRILFDEFLKGGPVMWPILALSVLTIASGLERAWFWFRLLTQEDRIVRDVLEAAGFDLRKAAEIAEYARFLPIGRFLYAPLKLKRPTPETFRLAMEAAGDKEFIKMRRGDKFLETVIAIAPLLGLLGTVTGLINTFNNLNIGGGGSVEENAQVAAGIGEALLTTAAGMVVAIVALIIFRILVTLQARQMDYFSEVGSELELIYRQIWYEPYLEEKAQAQENPASLPPANSYPNDSVSLEEY from the coding sequence ATGTACTTATTCTTACAGTCTCCAGCAACAATAGAAGAAGCACCACGAATCTTATTCGACGAATTTCTCAAAGGCGGACCCGTGATGTGGCCCATCTTAGCATTATCAGTGCTAACGATCGCCAGTGGCTTAGAGCGAGCTTGGTTTTGGTTTCGACTGCTCACCCAAGAAGATCGCATCGTGCGCGACGTGCTCGAAGCGGCGGGTTTTGACTTGCGAAAAGCCGCAGAAATCGCCGAATATGCCCGTTTTTTGCCCATTGGACGCTTCCTCTACGCCCCACTCAAGCTGAAACGCCCCACACCAGAAACCTTTCGTTTAGCGATGGAAGCCGCCGGAGACAAAGAATTCATCAAAATGCGCCGAGGAGACAAATTCCTAGAAACCGTAATTGCGATCGCGCCTCTCTTAGGTTTACTCGGAACCGTGACAGGATTGATTAATACGTTTAACAACCTTAACATTGGCGGAGGCGGTTCCGTCGAGGAAAATGCCCAAGTTGCCGCAGGTATTGGCGAAGCATTACTAACTACCGCCGCCGGAATGGTTGTCGCAATTGTTGCTTTAATAATTTTCCGAATTTTAGTTACTTTACAAGCCCGTCAAATGGATTACTTTTCCGAAGTTGGTAGCGAATTAGAATTAATTTATCGTCAAATTTGGTACGAACCTTATCTCGAAGAAAAAGCACAAGCCCAAGAAAATCCAGCTTCTTTACCTCCCGCCAATTCCTACCCCAATGATTCCGTTTCCCTCGAAGAATATTAA
- a CDS encoding NYN domain-containing protein gives MQEQMKCPRCGSNQISQAGSREGRRRYRCLSCKISLIEKVASSSRGIAVLLLDIENIKLDPQGEAFLASISRYPLQVKIAFANWKNSSINKHDLDFHDRGYQLIHVPNGKDSADAKMIAVGSSIFLQYPTVKEVFVCSSDWILTHLCNDLQNKGLTVYRVIRHNDKITIENRRNNQAKTYSLAQNAEISNFEQVFAKIENLIQTEHHAIASRLERLSHLITLCQEQSNHQSDRHSSNGKALDETNKQDLHSLLPRAAENPETTSAIIPTTNVSQINTKEDLEKALLKCVIQLQIKYPDTKISLGILGTEFRSIYGISPRIIIKQLGLGSQLSNFIQSSTKLKLNPQGKKQEVVIIYDPLS, from the coding sequence ATGCAAGAACAGATGAAATGTCCCCGTTGTGGGTCAAACCAAATCAGTCAAGCGGGATCTCGTGAGGGGAGAAGGAGATACCGTTGTTTAAGCTGCAAGATCTCGCTGATTGAAAAAGTTGCTTCCTCTTCGAGAGGAATTGCTGTTTTACTTTTGGATATTGAAAATATTAAATTAGACCCTCAAGGAGAAGCTTTTCTCGCGAGTATTTCTCGCTATCCTCTACAAGTTAAAATTGCTTTTGCGAATTGGAAAAATTCCTCGATTAATAAACACGATCTAGACTTTCACGATCGCGGCTATCAATTAATTCATGTTCCTAATGGGAAAGATAGCGCTGATGCAAAAATGATTGCTGTTGGTTCGTCAATCTTCCTTCAGTATCCCACAGTTAAGGAAGTTTTTGTCTGTTCGAGCGATTGGATTTTAACTCATCTTTGTAATGATTTGCAAAATAAAGGCTTGACTGTTTATCGAGTAATCAGACACAATGACAAGATTACCATCGAAAACCGTCGCAATAATCAGGCAAAGACCTATTCTCTCGCCCAAAATGCTGAAATTAGCAATTTTGAGCAAGTTTTCGCCAAAATCGAGAACTTAATTCAAACAGAACATCACGCGATCGCCTCTCGCCTAGAACGATTATCTCACCTAATTACTCTTTGCCAAGAACAATCAAACCACCAAAGCGATCGTCATAGTTCTAATGGTAAAGCACTCGACGAAACTAACAAACAAGACTTGCATTCTTTGCTTCCACGCGCAGCCGAAAATCCGGAAACTACTAGCGCTATTATTCCTACCACCAATGTCAGCCAAATTAACACTAAAGAAGACTTAGAAAAAGCTTTATTGAAATGCGTTATCCAGTTACAAATTAAATATCCTGATACGAAAATTTCTTTAGGTATTTTAGGCACAGAATTTAGAAGTATTTACGGAATTTCTCCGAGAATAATCATCAAACAGTTAGGCTTAGGTTCTCAACTAAGTAATTTTATTCAATCGAGTACAAAATTAAAACTTAACCCACAAGGAAAAAAGCAAGAAGTAGTTATTATTTACGATCCTCTTAGCTAA
- a CDS encoding nucleotidyltransferase family protein, with product MNYQLTPEQMEIYRAGARRRRQQEQERMVKKQQIGCQVAKEAAELLKREFGAQKIVIFGSMLKLDKLHDCSDLDLAVWGLNPRDYYRAVGKLLSLDPDIPVDLVEVESAKPHILKVIEEEGVPW from the coding sequence ATGAATTATCAACTTACACCCGAACAAATGGAAATATATCGCGCTGGAGCGAGACGACGCAGACAGCAAGAGCAAGAAAGAATGGTAAAAAAACAGCAAATTGGTTGTCAAGTAGCCAAAGAAGCAGCAGAGTTGTTAAAAAGAGAATTTGGAGCGCAAAAAATTGTTATTTTTGGTTCCATGTTGAAGCTTGATAAACTCCACGATTGCTCGGATCTCGATCTCGCAGTTTGGGGCTTAAATCCTAGAGATTATTATCGCGCAGTTGGGAAACTTTTGAGCTTAGATCCAGATATTCCTGTGGATCTTGTGGAAGTAGAGTCAGCAAAACCTCATATACTGAAAGTAATTGAAGAAGAAGGAGTACCTTGGTAA
- a CDS encoding UbiD family decarboxylase, giving the protein MARDLRGFINLLSERGQLRRIQALVDSDLEIAEISNRMLQAGGPALIFENVKGASFPVAVNLLGTVERICWAMNMQQPAELEELGKKLAMLQQPKPPKKVSQAIDFGKLLFDVVKAKPGRDFFPVCQQVVIQGEDLDLNKLPLIRPYPGDAGKIITLGLVITKDCETGTPNVGVYRLQLQSKNTMSVHWLSVRGGARHLRKAAEAGKKLEIAIALGVDPLIIMAAATPIPVDLSEWLFAGLYGGSGVKLAQCKTVDLQVPADSEFVLEGTIAPGEVMSDGPFGDHMGYYGGVEDSPLIRFHCMTHRKDPLYLTTFSGRPPKEEAMIAIALNRIYTPILRQQVSEIVDFFLPMEALSYKAAIISIDKAYPGQARRAALAFWSALPQFTYTKFVIVVDRDINIRDPRQVVWAISSKVDPSRDVFILPDTPFDSLDFASQKIGLGGRMGIDATTKIPPETEHEWGAPLESDPDIAAMVTRRWAEYGLEDLELGEVDPNLFGYDMK; this is encoded by the coding sequence ATGGCGAGAGATTTACGAGGATTTATCAATTTATTGTCAGAACGAGGACAATTACGCAGGATTCAGGCATTAGTAGACTCAGATTTAGAAATAGCGGAGATTTCCAACCGAATGCTACAAGCAGGAGGTCCAGCATTAATCTTTGAAAATGTTAAAGGTGCGTCTTTCCCAGTAGCGGTAAACTTGTTAGGAACGGTAGAACGCATCTGCTGGGCGATGAATATGCAACAACCCGCAGAGTTAGAGGAACTTGGTAAAAAATTGGCGATGCTGCAACAACCGAAACCGCCGAAAAAAGTATCTCAGGCGATCGATTTTGGGAAGTTGCTGTTTGATGTTGTCAAGGCGAAACCAGGGCGAGATTTTTTCCCCGTTTGTCAGCAAGTGGTAATTCAAGGGGAAGATTTGGATCTCAATAAATTACCTTTAATTCGTCCTTATCCGGGCGATGCAGGGAAAATTATCACCTTGGGACTGGTAATTACTAAAGATTGCGAAACCGGAACGCCCAATGTGGGAGTTTATCGGCTTCAGTTGCAGTCCAAGAATACCATGAGCGTTCATTGGCTGTCAGTGCGAGGTGGGGCGAGACACTTGCGGAAAGCAGCCGAAGCTGGGAAAAAATTAGAAATAGCGATCGCGTTAGGAGTCGATCCTTTAATTATTATGGCAGCCGCTACGCCGATTCCGGTAGACCTCTCCGAATGGTTATTTGCCGGACTTTATGGCGGTTCTGGCGTAAAATTAGCTCAATGTAAAACCGTAGATTTACAAGTACCAGCCGACTCAGAATTTGTCTTAGAAGGAACGATCGCACCTGGGGAAGTAATGTCCGACGGACCTTTTGGCGACCATATGGGTTACTATGGCGGCGTGGAAGATTCGCCTTTGATTCGCTTCCACTGCATGACACACCGCAAAGATCCCCTTTATTTAACAACATTTAGCGGTCGTCCCCCGAAAGAAGAAGCCATGATTGCGATTGCTTTAAATCGCATTTATACGCCAATTTTGCGGCAACAAGTCTCGGAAATTGTGGACTTTTTCTTACCAATGGAAGCCTTGAGTTACAAAGCTGCAATTATCTCTATTGATAAAGCTTATCCCGGACAAGCAAGAAGGGCAGCTTTAGCTTTTTGGAGTGCTTTACCGCAGTTTACTTATACCAAATTTGTCATCGTTGTCGATCGGGATATTAACATTCGCGATCCTCGCCAAGTAGTCTGGGCAATTTCCTCGAAAGTAGACCCTTCCAGAGACGTTTTTATTCTTCCCGATACACCTTTTGACAGCTTAGATTTTGCTAGTCAGAAAATCGGTTTAGGTGGTAGAATGGGAATCGATGCTACGACGAAAATACCCCCAGAAACCGAACATGAATGGGGCGCACCTTTAGAATCAGATCCCGATATTGCAGCGATGGTAACTAGACGCTGGGCGGAATATGGCTTAGAGGATCTCGAATTAGGCGAAGTCGATCCTAATTTGTTCGGTTACGATATGAAGTAG
- a CDS encoding ExbD/TolR family protein: MRFKTRQENSKIPTIDLIPMLNVMMAVLAFFVLISTTLLNELAVDVQLPTNTEASDEPLEDLPEPYLVELTASGIFQNEQPLTKEQLFTQIQAYLNENNRGAVLLKADNQVPYEQVIQLLVEMKDIGGENVSLAIESES; the protein is encoded by the coding sequence ATGCGCTTTAAAACCAGACAAGAAAACTCAAAAATACCCACCATCGACCTCATCCCCATGTTAAACGTAATGATGGCAGTATTGGCATTTTTTGTCTTAATTTCCACCACCTTACTTAACGAATTAGCCGTAGACGTGCAGCTACCAACTAACACAGAAGCTAGCGACGAACCACTAGAAGACTTACCCGAACCTTATTTAGTAGAATTAACAGCATCAGGCATTTTTCAAAACGAACAACCTTTAACAAAAGAACAGTTATTTACTCAAATACAAGCTTATTTAAACGAAAATAATCGAGGTGCAGTTTTACTCAAAGCTGACAATCAAGTCCCTTACGAACAAGTCATCCAGTTATTAGTAGAAATGAAAGATATCGGCGGCGAAAACGTTTCCCTAGCTATAGAAAGTGAGAGCTAG